CGCCGGAGCGGACTCGCTCGGCGCGGTGCCGTTCGCGAGCCAGCTCTCGTCGACGCGGAACACGTCGGACTCGCATACGATCACCGAGCGCTCCACGATGTTCTGCAGCTCGCGCACATTGCCGGGCCACGGATACGCCTCGAACAGCTCGAGGGTCGCCTTCGAGATGCTGCAGAACGTCTTGCCGACGCGTCGCGCGCAGCGCTCGACCAAGTGCTCGACGAGCAAGCGGACGTCCCCTTCGCGCTCGCGCAGCGGCGGCATCTCGAGCGGGAACACGGCGAGGCGGTAGTAGAGATCGCTGCGGAACGTCCCGGCCGCGATGGCTTGCCCGAGGTCGCAGTTGGTGGCGGCCACGATCCGCACGTCGGCACGGATCGGCGTCGTCCCGCCGACGCGTTCGAACTCGCGCTCCTGCAGCACGCGGAGCAGCGCGACCTGGGTCTCGGCCGGCAGGTCGCCGACCTCGTCGAGGAACAGCGTCCCACCGGCGGCCAGCTCGAAGCGTCCGATGCGGCGTTGTAGCGCCCCGGTGTAGGCGCCGCGCTCGTGTCCGAACAGCTCCGATGCGATCAGCGCGGACGGAATCGCGGCGCAGTTCACGCTCACGAAGCGTCGCGCGGCGCGCGGCGAGCCCTGGTGAAGGGCGCGCGCCAGGAGCTCTTTGCCGGTGCCGGTCTCACCCGTGATGAGCACGTTCGAGTCCGTCGGGGCGACCTTTCGCGCGCGCGCCAGCACTGCGTGGAGCGCCGCAGAGCTCCCGACGAGGCGTGCAAGCGGAGCGGGCTCATCTCCCGCTTCGCCCCCACCGTCGAAGGCAGAGAGATCGCGCCCTTGGCGCGTCGGCCGCGCCATCGCCCACGGACCTGCTCTCCAAGGCTCTCGATCGTTCACGTCACGGCCCAGATTTCCCGGATAGTCACTGGTCATCGCCATCGCTGTCTCCTCCAACACGCTGCGCCGCCTGGAACACGCTTAGAAGGACCCGCCGCAAGGTCGCTTCAGCGACTGGCTTGCGCAGG
This portion of the Candidatus Eisenbacteria bacterium genome encodes:
- a CDS encoding sigma 54-interacting transcriptional regulator; this translates as MAMTSDYPGNLGRDVNDREPWRAGPWAMARPTRQGRDLSAFDGGGEAGDEPAPLARLVGSSAALHAVLARARKVAPTDSNVLITGETGTGKELLARALHQGSPRAARRFVSVNCAAIPSALIASELFGHERGAYTGALQRRIGRFELAAGGTLFLDEVGDLPAETQVALLRVLQEREFERVGGTTPIRADVRIVAATNCDLGQAIAAGTFRSDLYYRLAVFPLEMPPLREREGDVRLLVEHLVERCARRVGKTFCSISKATLELFEAYPWPGNVRELQNIVERSVIVCESDVFRVDESWLANGTAPSESAPA